CCAGTTGTACAGCTATCGCCTGGATGCCGAGCATGCCGGAAAATTCCGAACAGCCCCTGTGACCATCAGCGAAACCAGCTTCATGCCGCCATCTCCGGCCGAAATCCCCGCAGCTGTTAATGCTCTGATCGATCAATGCGCTCAGCAACGCCGGCAGAACCCGCCATTGGGTTATGCCGCCTGGTTGCACAACCAATGTATGGCCATCCATCCGTTTGCCGGCGCCAATGACATCGTTGCCCGTTTACTGCTCAATCTGGCACTACTGCAATGTGGTTATCCAATTACCGTGATCACTCCTGAGCAACGCGACGACTATCTCAGTGCCGTACGTGCGGCCCACAATGGCGACAGCCAACCGTTTGTTAATCTGCTGTCGCATCAACTGGTCAGTGCTTTGGAAAAGCGCCTTCAACACCCGCCCAAATAAAAACAGCACCCACCGAACAGGATGGATGCTTCTCAACAGCTCTTGACGTAAAAAAACAGCGACTGAGCACTATTTCTCCTGTCGACCACACACGGTAATGGTTTCGTCAATCATCACGGCAGTCGTTGCCGGATTCTTGCCCGGCACATCAAGCAGCAACCAGGTTGCGTCCTGAATCAATGACGCCTTCTATTCGGAGCCCCCTCTTTGGTCATTTTGGCATCCACGTACAGCATGATACGCCTCCTAATCAATGCGATCCAGATCAATCATCTGATCGGTCACTTCGGTAAATGCCACGTCGTGGCTGATCAGGAACAGTTGATCGTACCAGTGCTCCGAGGCCTCTTCCTTGCCGACATCAATGGCACGAAACGCATGGGCCAGATTTTCGCGGCGGGCGGCATCAAGATTGGAGGTCGGCTCGTCAAAAAAGGCGATACGTGCGCCAATGGTCTGCAGCATGGCCAGGCGCAGAGCCACTACGGCGCTCATGGTCTGGCCGCCGGACAACTGGTCATCGGCGCGCTCGCGCAGTTCACCCTCGACCATGTCGCGCAGCACAATCTGGTAGTTGTCGCCCCAGGCCAGCTCCTCATCCACCTCGGCAATAATGCGGTAGATCTGGTTGGCCCGCTGGCTGATCTCCTCGCGGAAGCGCTCCGACAATGACGCCGAAACTTTATTGAACACCCGGTTGCGCAGAAATTTGATCAGTTCCTCTTTCTCGCCATAGGCTTTAATCTGGGTCTGCTTGGCAACAATCTCTTCTTCGATGGCTTTTAAGGCGTCGATTTCAGCGGCCAGCCGCGTCATGTCCCGATTCAGACCGTTCAGTTTCATCTCCAGTGAACCGACGTCACGACCCAGGCCGTCCTTTTCGTCACGCAAGGCTTGGTGTTGTTGGGCATCGTAGTGTGCGGCAAGCGTTTTCTGTTCCTCCTGTTTCGTCGCCAGTTCACCCTGAAGTTGTTTCAGAAACGCCTCAAACTTGGCCAACTCGACCTGCAATCCTTCCAGCTTGGCCGCCTGCCCCTGATGGGCCACGTAAAGATCACGTGCCTGCTGATGAAGCTTCACATCGGCTTCAGCCGTTTCAATCTCCGCGGCGAGCGAGGCAAAGGCCGCCAGCTCTTGCTGCTTGGCTGTCAGGCGTTGCCGCAACGCTTCAAGCTCTCTTTGTGAAGTCCTCAGCGCTGATTCGCGACGATCCAGCTCGTTGCCACGCGCCGCCAACTGCCCCACCTGCTCCTCCACGGCCTTACGCTGCACCATGAACGCCTGAATCTGCTCATGGGCTTTCACCGCTTCCGCCTCTTGCCGCTCCAGATCAAGCAACTCTTCCTGCAAGCGGCTGCGCTCTCCAGCCAGCGCGTCCAGCTTGACGGAAAACACATCGGCGGACGGATTCTCGGTGATGTTCAGGCAGTGTTCCTGAAAAAACGGACACACTCCTTCACCCAGTTTGTCACGCCCTTCTTCCAATCCGGAACGACGGCCATCCAGACGACCCAACTGATCACGCCGCTGCTTGATGCCCTCACGCAACAGCGGCAACTGTTCGGCCAGCTGCTGCACCGCCTCGGCAACAATCAACGTTTCACCCTTCTGTTTAAGCGCAGCCTGCTCTGCCACCAGCTCCTCACGGGCCAAGGCAATCCCTTTGGTCTCCGTCTCAATACCGGCGGTCACGGCAGAACTCTGATTGGTCAAGGCCGCCTGCTCCTGCTCAAGACGCCGTTGCTGCTTCTGTTGTTCGCGCAACCCGGCCAGCCGCTGCTCCGCTTGTTCATACGCCTGCTTTCCCGCCGCAGTGTCGGCAACAACCTGGCGTGACTTTTCAGCTTCAACGATCAGGGTCTTCTGTCGGGTAATTTTTTCATGGCCGTTGTCAATGCGCTCGGCGAGCTTATCCACCTCAACCGCCACCTGACGTAGCCCCTGCTCACGATCATCAAGGGCTTTAAGCTGTTCTACAAGCTGTTGCAATTTCTGCTGTTTATCGGTCAGCTCTTTGGCCGTTGTCTGGTGATCCTGCCTGGCGGTTTTATGCGCAACACGTTTTTCCGGTAACAATGCCAGCTGATCCTTGAGCGGTCCAATCGCCCCTTCCAGCACTTCGACCCGGTTCTTGATCGCTTTCTGCAGGGCATTGGTCTCGCTGAACGTCTTGCGCCACGAATCAATACCGAGAATCTCGTCAAACTTGTTGCGCCGCGCCATCGGTCGCTTTTCAACGAACGGGCCGAGGAATTCATTTTGAAACGGGCCGATCACCAGTTCAAACTGCTCAGCCAGGGAACGACCATTATCCAACCCGAGCAACTCCTTGAGTCGTGCCTCGGTTTCCTTGCTGTCTTTGTGCTCTTCGACTTCGAAATCACCGCCGACCTCTTTGGCCAGCAGCCACTTGCTCGGCGTACCCACGGTGCGGCTGACCTGATAATTCTCCTCGGCCACGCTAAAGGTGACGCCAATCTCACCGCGCTTGGCACCAATGGAGACAAACCGCTCCACCTTGCCGACGAAACTCTGCGCATCCACGCCGAACAGCGCATAGCCGATCGCCTCGAACACGGTACTTTTACCGACGCCGTTGGGGCCGGACAGCACATTGATGCCGGGAGCAAAATTCAGCACGGTGTCGCGGTGGGATTTGATGTTTTTCAGTTGGATGGAGAGTATTTGCATAAACTGCTTTCGTCTCAAGATGTTACTGATTTCTCATCCAGTAAAATCAAAAGCTTTGTTATTAGCCTCACGATAAAGGCCTCGATAAGTTCGGATAAAACCTTTAAATCCATGACTTCATTTTATACAGAAGAGCCAAATCACTCGCACTACAGATGAAAAAAACAACATCCAGATTTTATCGTGGCCTTTATCAGAACTTATCGCGAAGTCATCGTGAAGCTAAATCGGGTTTTCCCCATTGAGCAACGCCAACAACTCTTCGCCATCGACATCGCCCTTTTGCACCGCATCACGCAACAGCAAAGAGAGTTTTACCAGTTCCTCTTCACGCCCCTGATAGTCACTCGACGCGCCAACCAGCTCATGCAGCACATCCTGTTCGATTTCACTGAGGCTTTTCTTGGCGGTATTGTTCTCTTTTGCGCTGGTCACCAGCGACAAGTGGTTCTTGATCTCGACATGTAGCGGCTGCACCATCTCATCGAGGGCGGCACGCAAGCGCTCGCGGCCCAGTTCAAAGGGATGGAAGCCGACCTTGCCGACCAGCTTCAGTTCCAGCAGCGGACGGCGTGCATCCGTCTGCTCAGCAACCAGTGCCTGCACCTGACGAGCAAAAGCATCCATGGCCTCATCGGCATGCTGGGCACCACCCAGGTCAATGGTCGCGACCATCATCGGCCGGGGCGTGGTGGTTTTGAACTCAGCACTGACGTGGCCGTCCTCAAGGGTAACCAGGTAATAGCCCTTGTCGTACTTTTCTTCACCAAAGTTGACCCGCTCCGGCGACCCGGGATTGTAGGCGTAGGGCGTCCCCTCGGGCGTTTTCACCACGTAGGGTTTGTGGCCGTGGCCCAGTGCCACGTAGCTGAACGTCTCCGCCAGGGGATGGGCTTCGTCCGGCTTCATATTGCCGATCTCCACCGGCGAATAACTCCAGATGCCGACATGAAACAGCAACAGATTGTGGTCCGTAGTCACGGCCTGACAGATGCGCTCCACATGACTGCCAGCCTGGGCACCGATATAGCCGAGGCCGTAGATATTCACGCCGTTGATTTCAACGTGGCCTCCCATGCCGGTGTCCTCGTCAAAGGCCGCAAAGTCGTAACCGCCCTCCTCGGTGCGTGCCGGACGCAACAGCTTGATGTAGCCCATCTGCGACAACGCCTCCATCCATGAAATACTGTCGCGGCGGTGAATCCAGTCGTGATTGCCCTCAATGGCAATGCAGGGGATACCGGCATCCTTGAGCGGTTGCAGGGTTTCAATGGTTTTGGCAAAGGTTTTAGGCAGAATCTGGCCAACATGAAACAGATCGCCGCCAATCAGCAGCGCATCGACCTGTTCGGTCACGGCATCGGCAACGATCCGGCTCAGGCAGGTGAAAAAATCTTCGTAGCGCTCGGTTTCGCCGGGCGCATTGCGGTAGGTTTTGCCGAGGTGAATGTCGGAAGTATGGATAAAACGCATGCCGTGTTGCTTCTTTGACAAAAAAATACCTCCCTCAATAGCGGTAACATTTCATGCAGTGCACAGCAGAAACAGGACAGTTCACTCTCTCTGCCTCTCGATCTTGTAACCACATTTTCGGCTTCATGGTTAAAAGAAAACCGGACAGATTTTTCTCAACATCCCGTTAAGAATAGCCCCTCACTGATTCAGGTTAAAATCAACCACCGCAATCACTTCGAGGACATGGTTTTCAACCGCCTGAGGCAAGGACTTCAGATCGTCCAAATCCATTTGATGCTTATCAAAATTCAAAGGTCCAGAATAAAGGGCTCTGCCGATCAGGAGTATAGCGCTTAAAAAAAGTGTCTCCGGATCTTGCAGCATGGGATATTTTTCGTAGTTGTCATCAAAAAAAGTGGCCTCTTCAGGGAATTTCAAGACGGCAAGATCCGCAGACTTTTCAACTGGAGAGTTATCAACATAGTAGCTAAATCCGTCGTCTTTGCCGATAAAGGTCAAAGATTGCCCATAAACGGACCTGAGTTCAGAAATAAATTCTCTCAGACCAAGATGGCTATGAGCGACGCAACTTGCCCTAGAGGAAAATGGCGCCGCCGAATCCTTTGGTTTGATATAAAGCGCCGAAGCAAAAATGGATGCATCCAATTCAGTTTGCGCGTCAGTCCCAGAGATTTTGAGTTCGGGAAACGGGTTGTCAGGGGAAAATTTCCTGTCCGCCCCACCGACAATCCCTTTTTTGACATGAATGTTCTTCCTCTGCCCGGCAAAGGCTTCAAACGTTTCAAAAGCTTCCAGTTTATCCAGATGATAGGCCTTAAAGGTCTTTTCAACGGTTTTCTTATGATCCAGAGCGTCCGGATAGCGATAATATTTCAAAAAAAAGAACTTATCCTCCATTTCCGGACGATAGTCCCGAAATGAAAAGCCTAATTCGAGCAATCTGCGCACGGGAATTCCGGCAACATCCGCATCATACTCTTCCTTGTAGTTTAGTGGCTGCGAGGCGGGGTTTCCGTCGTTTTCTTTCTGCTGATAGCTGCTCAATTGGATTGTCATTTTTTCGTTGAGAATCCATCTATATCGTTCCATCTTCACTCCCCCGGTCAATAACTTCGGTTCCGTGCATGGGCACTGCAGGTGCTGCGACTGGCCCTACCTGCGATTGTCGATCGTCACCCGGATCTTGCCGGTCTTCGGGTTTCGCTCAATGCCGCCGGCCGGGAAAACCACAATTTCCGTTTCGGCAATCAACCCCATCCGTACCATCTCTTTAAGGTCTTTGCTCGCTTTTTCCAGAGCGCTTTTGACATCACGGCGAATCTGTTCATCATCCCGGTCGTTGCAGTCGTTTCGCTCCACGCGCACCACCAGCTTGTCCAGATGGCCCTCCAGGTCGGCGACCATCTGAAAGGACTCGCAGATACCGTCCACGGCATGGACGGCTTCGGCAACATGCTCCGGGAAGACATTGCCGCCGCCGATGATCAACACGTCATCCGAACGCCCGAGCAATTCAAAGCGGCGGGTTTTGCGGCCGCAAGGACAGGTCCCCTCAATCCAGCGCCCCAGGTCGCCGGCATCGTAACGGATCGACGGCATCAGACGCCGCTGCAGGTTGGTCACCAGAATCTTGCCGGTTTCTCCGGCAGCCACCGGTTGCAAGGTTTCCGGATCGACAATCTCCACATAGTGCAGATCTTCATGCACATGATGCACGCCGCCCTGACAATGGCGGCACTGATAGGCAATGGCACCGGTATCGTTGGTGGCGTAGCCGGTAGAATAGAACGCCTCGACGCCGAGCACCTTGCGCAAATGGTCTTTGCCACCCTCAAACAGATGCTCGCCACCGGTGGAAACCTTTTTGATGGTGAGATCGATGTCATGTTTCTGCACATAATCGGCCACGCTCAGCAATACCGACGGGATGGTGATAATGCAATTGGCCCCGAGAAGTTTGAGGTAGTTGACGATGGTTTCCATGGGCTGGTTGCCCGAGATCGGCAGAATTCTCGCGCCGGTGTGCTCCAAGCCCATATTGAAGGAGACAAAGGACGCCCACAGGTTACCGGCAAACAGCAGATTGGCCACCACGTCGCCCTGGGTGAACACCGACATGCCGAGCCCTTTGCCCAGCCGTTCGGTGTTGTAATGCTGCTCTTCATGAGTGCGGTAAATCAGCTTGGGGCTGCCGGTGGTACCGCCGCTGGCAAAGACATAACCGGTCACATCGTCACTGGTCAACAGGCCGCTGCCGTAGGGCGGCAGGTAGGTTTTATAATCGTCGCCGTCCATGGTCGGGAAGCGGGTCAGATCCTCCAGGCTATGAAGTTCCAATCCAGCATAACGCTCGTTAAGGAGCGGCGCATGCTCACGGCAATAGGCGATCAGCGCCTGCAAACGCCCAAGCGTTTCACGGTCCCGGTCGGCATCGCTGTAAAAATCAAAATAATCGTTGGCCGCATCGTAACGTGTCCACAACGGCTCCGGCAACTGGTGTTCAACGCTGTCGCGGGAGACGGAAACCCAGCGCACCAGTTCCGCCAGCCCGCGGGTGCCGTCGTGGGGCGTGCCGTGTTTGCGCACCGCCATGCGTCCGGGTTCGACAATCCGGTCGGCACCGATGTCGGCGAGCACGCCCGCCCAGCTCAGCGCCGTGTCGTCATCGGCCACCAGCGCCACGGTCTGAATGTACTCTCCCATTTCACGCACCGCCGCCAGGGCCTGCTCCATGGTCTCAACCGGCTTGACAATCAGGGTCCGGTTGAGGCACGAGGTCTGAAAAGAAACATCCTTTTGCAGCACCACCGTCCATTTCAGACGGGGCGAGGCCAGAAGATCCCCCACGCCCATGGCTTTTTCCGCTTTGGCCAGTTCGCGCACCTTGGTGATTTCCACCGCTTCGTCATCATGAAGGCCGCCATTGGGATAGACTCCGGCCCAGTACTCCAGGCCGTCGGCAATCGCGGCCATCAGCTGTTTGGCGTTTTCCAGACCGTCGGTATAAACCACATGGGGAGAAGAGCAGGCCGACTGCTCCCACATGCTGGCGTCTCGGGCGATGAGACGGCCGGTTTCCTTCAGGCCACGGCTGCGGACGGTTGCGGCATCCGCGAGAACAAAGCTGTATTTCGGCCCATACTCGATGATTTTGCAGTGCAGACCGAGATTGTTTCGATAGCTGCGAATGGTGTCGGCACCGCCGTAGACGACAATGCCGTTGCAGCGCTGCTTGAGAATGTCCTCAACCGCGGCGTCGCCCCCTTTCCAACTGAGCAGGGCCAGCGAGTCGGCAATGTCGCCTGTCTCATCCAGCTCTTTCAGACTCCGGGCAAAAAGCACCGGGAAAACCGGATCCACGGTCGACATCTTCATCAGGTTGACATTTTTCGTAACAATGCCCTGAATCAGCGAATCGACGCCGCCGACAAAGACGTTCCCGGCGGACACATGGGCCAGAATGCCGAGGGGCTGAGCTTTGATATAGCCTTTGAAGCGCTGATCGAGAGTCCAGTCATTCATAAAATCGGCCTGGCCCAGATCACAATCGAGCCGGGTGCGCAGGTTGCATGCTTTAAGCAACTCCACCATGGTATCAATGCCCGCATTGACCATCTCACGACTGAAACCGATCCGCCCGGGCACCTCCTCCAGGGCGGCCTGGCGATAAGACGAGTGCGGGTCACTCCAGAGTTGCGACGCCCGATCGAGCACATCGAGGATGGTGTCCAACCGCACCTGCTTCAAACGCTCCCGGGCTTTTTCCGCCTGGTCGAAAACGTCCTGCACAAACGCCCGGTCAATGGTTCCGTCGATCTCAACAACTTTTCCGAATACATAGAGCTTCATGACATCCCTCACTTCTTCAGCAGTTCCGCCGCGCTCAGAGCGCAACCCTGATGTTTCTGCACACCCGCCCGTCCCAGCAGCTGGATATAGTGACTTTTGCGTCCGCAGGGGCAGCCGCTGTTGATCGACACGTAATCCGTCGCCAACACCGAAATGTTCGGCTGGGCCGTATTGTAGGGGGAGATGACATGCAGCAGGCCGCGCTCCCCGTGCGGAAGCACCTCCAAGGTGCCCGGCTTGCGGGCGAAAGCCCGTGAATAGATGGGCAGGTGAAAATGACCGGCCTCACAGGTCACATAAGGAACGCCGTGCTCAACAAACCCGTAAATGTCGCGGATACGGGAACGGGGCACCCCCAGATACTGCTCGACGTACTCGGCAAAAACGTCCTGCGGAATCGCCTCATCGGCCATGGCCTTCCAGCCGCCGGCGAAAATGATCAGGCTGTCCTGCGGGAAACGGAGGCGGATATCCTGTTTCACCATGTACTGCAGCGTACGCCAGGCAAAGGCGGGAAAACCGACAACGCGCAACGGCAGGCCGCTCGCGGCGTACTGTTTCAGCTGCTCGACACACTGTTCGGCACTGAAAAACTCCTTGCCTTCCCAGTCCGGATGGATCGCGAAATATTTATCCGCCGCCGGGGCGAAGCTGGTGTACATGTTGTGCGCGTAGGGAGCGCCTTTGCCACCGGCGATTTCAGGCGCGTAGGTGAAGCATAGATAGTTGACCTCGGATTCGCAAACCAGCCCGTAGCTGCGGATAATATTGGCGCGCATGGCGGTCTGGCGATCAAACGACGCCTGATCCCAGGCGATATGGCTTTTCTGGCCGGTGGTGCCGCTGGAGGTGAAGGTTTTGACAATCTGCTCTTGCGCCACCGAGGTCAGATGATACCACTTGAACACGTTGACCATCAGCCACGGCAGTTGCGCCAGATCATCCATGCTCCTGAGTGATTCGGGCGTGAACCCGGCCTCATCGCACAGATTGCGATAGACCTCGGAGGCGGCGTAATGATGGGTGAACACCTCCTGCACCGCGCCAAGAAACAGTTGATCGGCCACGGCGTCGTCGCGCAGTGCGTCGGGTTCGGCGAACAACCTGTCCAGTTGCGTGAATGTTTTCATGATTTCATTCATCCTTTTCGTTGAGAAATTGCAGCATCCTGGAACCTCATCCTGCTAGTCCTTGGCAACCCCTTTTTGTGAAACAGCGGGCTTGAACTTTCCACTTTCAAAACGGGGATGACCGAACTCCAGCAGGCTCAACCGCGGTCGGTAGTGTTCCGATTGGCCGGTCATCTCGCAAACGTCATTGTATTCGCTGCAAATGTTTTGCAGGTCACGCTGTAAGCGCACGGACCAGGCCTCAAGATCAATCCCTTGCGCCGCGGCGTCCGGAAGCAGCTCCAGTTCAATTTGTAGTTGTTCAAGCAAGGTATCGTCCGTCTGCTTGGACAGGAAAAAACGGCCGCTCAGCGAGTGCGCATAGTACGGGTCCTGCAAAACTTCGTGGATCTGACGCGCATAGATGTTGGCCCCGGCAATGGTCACATCGCCCTGGGCTTTGCCATAGGTATAAACAAACGGCAACGGCTGCGGATAGAGAGCGCTGTCGTCGGGCAGGGTCGCCGGATCGACACCGTGTTGACGCAGGGTGGTGATCAGCTCGGAAAACGGCAGAATGCCGCCGCTGTCGTGAATCCGGTAGCGGACGAGCGGCGCGGCTTTCCTGCTGGTGTAGATCAGTTCCCCCTCGTGTTCTTCAATGAACAGCGCCCGGGGATCGTAGCGGCATAAAAAGGGTACACTGCGCTGGCCAAAAAGCCGCTCGCAAAGATCGGGATCACCATTGAGCCGTTTGCGGATGGCAATGGACAACGGGGATTCAATGCCGATCGCCCCAACGTCGGCGCTGCCGTAGCCGCCCCAGATCGCCATGGGCTCGGCGGCCGCATCGATGGCAAACCGCTCTTCCATGGCAATACGCCAGTTTTCCGGGAAACTGTCGCCCACTAATCCGATGCGCATGCGCCAGCGATTCCAGTCCACATGGCGTTCCGTTCCCGCTTCGAGAATCGAGCGGATCATGCCGGGATAACTGATGAGAAAAATAGCATCGTAGCTGTCGCCGATGGTCTCGACAAAATCAATGGCGCCCTTGAAGTCCACCCCCGGTGTCACCACCGTGTACTGGCCGCCGTTATCTATGGCCGCCTGA
This region of uncultured Desulfuromonas sp. genomic DNA includes:
- a CDS encoding Fic family protein — its product is MTYSDKSSQVKKLAKAYLLLPPSTEQQLRHQRETDRLALTWSSTALAGNQLTAGETRQILTEDSAIGGKPLSHHLQILGHSEAFNMLYLLARLERLESAHICALHQLYSYRLDAEHAGKFRTAPVTISETSFMPPSPAEIPAAVNALIDQCAQQRRQNPPLGYAAWLHNQCMAIHPFAGANDIVARLLLNLALLQCGYPITVITPEQRDDYLSAVRAAHNGDSQPFVNLLSHQLVSALEKRLQHPPK
- a CDS encoding acyl-CoA reductase, whose amino-acid sequence is MKLYVFGKVVEIDGTIDRAFVQDVFDQAEKARERLKQVRLDTILDVLDRASQLWSDPHSSYRQAALEEVPGRIGFSREMVNAGIDTMVELLKACNLRTRLDCDLGQADFMNDWTLDQRFKGYIKAQPLGILAHVSAGNVFVGGVDSLIQGIVTKNVNLMKMSTVDPVFPVLFARSLKELDETGDIADSLALLSWKGGDAAVEDILKQRCNGIVVYGGADTIRSYRNNLGLHCKIIEYGPKYSFVLADAATVRSRGLKETGRLIARDASMWEQSACSSPHVVYTDGLENAKQLMAAIADGLEYWAGVYPNGGLHDDEAVEITKVRELAKAEKAMGVGDLLASPRLKWTVVLQKDVSFQTSCLNRTLIVKPVETMEQALAAVREMGEYIQTVALVADDDTALSWAGVLADIGADRIVEPGRMAVRKHGTPHDGTRGLAELVRWVSVSRDSVEHQLPEPLWTRYDAANDYFDFYSDADRDRETLGRLQALIAYCREHAPLLNERYAGLELHSLEDLTRFPTMDGDDYKTYLPPYGSGLLTSDDVTGYVFASGGTTGSPKLIYRTHEEQHYNTERLGKGLGMSVFTQGDVVANLLFAGNLWASFVSFNMGLEHTGARILPISGNQPMETIVNYLKLLGANCIITIPSVLLSVADYVQKHDIDLTIKKVSTGGEHLFEGGKDHLRKVLGVEAFYSTGYATNDTGAIAYQCRHCQGGVHHVHEDLHYVEIVDPETLQPVAAGETGKILVTNLQRRLMPSIRYDAGDLGRWIEGTCPCGRKTRRFELLGRSDDVLIIGGGNVFPEHVAEAVHAVDGICESFQMVADLEGHLDKLVVRVERNDCNDRDDEQIRRDVKSALEKASKDLKEMVRMGLIAETEIVVFPAGGIERNPKTGKIRVTIDNRR
- a CDS encoding exonuclease SbcCD subunit D → MSKKQHGMRFIHTSDIHLGKTYRNAPGETERYEDFFTCLSRIVADAVTEQVDALLIGGDLFHVGQILPKTFAKTIETLQPLKDAGIPCIAIEGNHDWIHRRDSISWMEALSQMGYIKLLRPARTEEGGYDFAAFDEDTGMGGHVEINGVNIYGLGYIGAQAGSHVERICQAVTTDHNLLLFHVGIWSYSPVEIGNMKPDEAHPLAETFSYVALGHGHKPYVVKTPEGTPYAYNPGSPERVNFGEEKYDKGYYLVTLEDGHVSAEFKTTTPRPMMVATIDLGGAQHADEAMDAFARQVQALVAEQTDARRPLLELKLVGKVGFHPFELGRERLRAALDEMVQPLHVEIKNHLSLVTSAKENNTAKKSLSEIEQDVLHELVGASSDYQGREEELVKLSLLLRDAVQKGDVDGEELLALLNGENPI
- a CDS encoding SMC family ATPase, encoding MQILSIQLKNIKSHRDTVLNFAPGINVLSGPNGVGKSTVFEAIGYALFGVDAQSFVGKVERFVSIGAKRGEIGVTFSVAEENYQVSRTVGTPSKWLLAKEVGGDFEVEEHKDSKETEARLKELLGLDNGRSLAEQFELVIGPFQNEFLGPFVEKRPMARRNKFDEILGIDSWRKTFSETNALQKAIKNRVEVLEGAIGPLKDQLALLPEKRVAHKTARQDHQTTAKELTDKQQKLQQLVEQLKALDDREQGLRQVAVEVDKLAERIDNGHEKITRQKTLIVEAEKSRQVVADTAAGKQAYEQAEQRLAGLREQQKQQRRLEQEQAALTNQSSAVTAGIETETKGIALAREELVAEQAALKQKGETLIVAEAVQQLAEQLPLLREGIKQRRDQLGRLDGRRSGLEEGRDKLGEGVCPFFQEHCLNITENPSADVFSVKLDALAGERSRLQEELLDLERQEAEAVKAHEQIQAFMVQRKAVEEQVGQLAARGNELDRRESALRTSQRELEALRQRLTAKQQELAAFASLAAEIETAEADVKLHQQARDLYVAHQGQAAKLEGLQVELAKFEAFLKQLQGELATKQEEQKTLAAHYDAQQHQALRDEKDGLGRDVGSLEMKLNGLNRDMTRLAAEIDALKAIEEEIVAKQTQIKAYGEKEELIKFLRNRVFNKVSASLSERFREEISQRANQIYRIIAEVDEELAWGDNYQIVLRDMVEGELRERADDQLSGGQTMSAVVALRLAMLQTIGARIAFFDEPTSNLDAARRENLAHAFRAIDVGKEEASEHWYDQLFLISHDVAFTEVTDQMIDLDRID